In Parabacteroides timonensis, the genomic stretch AAGATGGTGATAAATCACGTCTTACTTTGCTGAATAACTGGGAAGCTACCTATTTCGATTTTAATGAAGACAAGCTGGTCGATATCATGGATGAAGCAAAGGAGTTGGGTGTCGATATGTTCCTACTGGATGATGGTTGGTTTGCTAACAAATATCCCCGTAGCAGCGATCGTCAGGGATTAGGAGACTGGGGAGAAACCGTAGAAAAATTACCGAACGGCATCGGTAAACTGGTGAAGGAAGCAACTGATAAAGGTATAAAATTCGGTTTGTGGATCGAGCCGGAGATGGTTAATCCGAAGAGTGAATTGTATGAAAAACATAAAGATTGGGTAATCCATTTACCTAACAGAGACGAGTATTATTTTAGAAATCAGTTAGTATTGGATCTTAGTAATCCGAAAGTACAGGATTATGTATTTGGAATTGTTGACAACCTGATGACAAAATATCCGGGTATTGCCTATTTCAAATGGGATTGTAACAGTCCGATCACTAATATTTATTCTCCGTATCTGAAAGACCAACAATCTCATCTTTATATTGAACACGTAAGAGGATTCTACAATGTGCTTGAACGTGTTAAGGCCAAATATCCCAACCTGCCGATGATGCTTTGCTCCGGTGGTGGTGGACGTACGGATTATGAAGGTTTGAAGTATTTCACGGAATTTTGGCCGAGCGATAATACCGATCCTATTGAACGTATCTTTATCCAATGGGGATATTCTCATTTCTTTCCTTCAAAGACAATGGCTGCACATGTTACAAGCTGGAATAAGAGTGCCAGTATAAAGTTCCGTACTGATGTGGCTATGATGGGTAAACTCGGATTTGACATCCGCACTCATGAGATGACTCCGGCAGAGCAAGAGTATTGTAAAGGAGCGGTTAAGAACTTCAATCGCTTAAGTGGTACGCTTATGGACGGTGACCTGTATCGTTTGGTCTCTCCTTATGACGGCAATCATTCTGCAGTTATGTATGTTAATGAAACCACCGATAAGGCTGTCCTTTTTGCATTTGATGTTCATCCCCGTTACGGTGAGATTTTACAGCCGGTTCGTCTGCAGGGATTGAATCCAGAAACTCAGTATGAAGTAAAGGAAATCAACCTGGTACCGGGAACAGAGTCAAACCTGAGATGCAACGGAAAGACTTTTTCCGGGGAACTGCTTATGAAAGTGGGTATTCCAGTGTTCTCGGGCAAGCAATTGACAAGCCGGGTTATTGAAATTTCGAAAGTAAAGTAATCAATATAAGTTGATAAACAAAACGGAGAGGCTTACCTGATAAACCTCTCCGTTTTTATTCCCTAATAAGTAAACCATCATCTTTCTTCCTTCGCCAGCAGAGTCACACTTAAAGAGGCGCAACATAGTAATACTCCAACGCCGGCTGTTCCTGCCCAACCGAACATCTGCCAAGCCGTACCGGAAAAGAATGTGCCTAACGAACCTCCTATAAAATAAGTTGTCATAAAGATTGTATTGACCCGGTTTGAGGCAGACGGACATAATTCAAAAATACTTGATTGGTTACTTAACTGGATACATTGCATACCTATATCGATAATAATTATACCTATTATAATAGAAGTATAATAGTTTCCACCCCAATAAAGCAATAACCAGGAAAACAGGATCAACCCGCATCCCCAGAAATTAAAACGCCTGACACCCACTTTTTTTACATATTTTCCTACAAGTGAAGCCGATAAAGCCCCGGCTACTCCGCAAAGTCCCAACATCCCGACGACATCGCTATTTGCAAAAAAAGGAGCCTGTCCCATCTTAAACGCCAGGCACGACCACATGGCCAGAAAAGAACCGAATGCGAACCCGGACCGGATTGCATAAATCTTCAGGGAAGGGAATTCTTTCAACAGCGAAAACAAGGATTTCATAAGTTCCGAGTATTTCCCTTTAAAAGTAGGTTGTATATCAGGCAGAACCGTAATTACAACAATACCACATACAACCATCAGGCCAGCAGCAATATAATACATTTCCCGCCAACCAAACAGGTCACCGACCAGCCCACTTATTACCCTCGATACCAATATTCCGGAAAGCAATCCGGAAACGACCAACCCTACATTTCGTCCCTTATTTTCCGGTTTGGAGTAAAGAGCTGCTATAGGAATAAATATTTGCGGTATCATTGAACAGATCCCTGTAAACAAGGATGCAATAAGAATGATCTGAATATTGGGAGCCAAAGCAATACTTAGCAATGATACGGTCAGGATAGTGAAGTTCGTAATAATGATCGTTTTACGTTTATACATATCAGCCAATGGCACAACGAACAATAACCCCAATGCATAACCAACCTGTGTAATCATAGCAATCAGATTGGTGGTAAATTCGGATACGTCGAGATCCTGACGTATCATGTTCAGAAGTGGCTGATTATAGTAAAGATTGGCTACCGAAATGCCGGCTACAATAGATAATGTCCATAATATCAATGGAGGAAGGCCTCCGTTTTCTTTCAATGTTTGTTTCATATACCACTTTTTAATGCGGCAAATTTACCCCAAATATTTGAAACTCCGAAGTCTTTACCCTATGTGATATACCTTCTCTGTAAGTATATAGAGATATTCAAATAATTAGCTATATTTGCCAGTAACTAAAACAAAAAATAAATATGCTTGATCAAATTAACGAGATACTCCAAAATACAACTATTACACCGGCTACTGCGGCTGTAAAACTATTTGTCAGCTTTTTGCTGGGGGCTGTTATTGGTATAGAACGCCAGTTTCGTCGTCGTGAGGCAGGAATGCGCACCTTTACCTTGATTTGTATGGGATCAGCGGCAGCCATGCTTATTTCCATCTGGATACCTCAATGTTATCCTGACTTTCTGAATGGAGATCCGGGACGTATTGCCGCACAAGTACTTACCGGAATCGGCTTCTTGGGAGCAGGCGCTATTATGCAGAGTCACGGAAGTATTCACGGACTGACTACAGCGGCTTGTATCTGGGTCGTTGCAGTTATCGGACTGGCTGTAGGAGCAGGGATGTATATTCCGGCATTAATCGGTACGGGCTTGACACTTGTTATATTAGTCAGCCTGGAAAGACTTGAAAGAAGGATGTTCCTGAACGGTGTAAACAAAATACTGACAATTATTTGTACAACATCGACCCCGGATTTGAAAGCAGTCCGTAAAATACTGGAAGGAAAAAACATTTATATCGTAAGTGTTTCGTTTGAATCTATGTATGAGCAGAATAAGGCGATCATTACCTATAAAGTAAATGTTAAGGCACAGTCTTCTTACATGAATTTATTTAGTGAGATAAGAACCTTGGGATATGTTTCTCAAATAAGATTGATGGCCTAAGCCATCAATCCAATTCATCTTTCAGCATTCGTCCTGCTATCCGGGCTGCATCAGCCACATATTTGCTGCAAGGACGTTTGGCATAATATTCTTTTGTTCTTTCGGAAGGGGCAGGAGCTGTCTGGTTGGCTTGAGCCTCGGGCAAAAGACTGCGGCAAATAATCGTACCATGTTTTTCCTTGAAAATGTTAGACATTTTCTGCACCATTGCATAATTCTTTGTTCTGGCTTCCTGGTCATTCTGGTCCAATACAGGATATTTAAACCCGGCTAGCATAGCCATAGCACTTACCGTTCCACATACTTCCCGCATCCGGCCTACACCGCCACCGAAAGAGACAGACATTTTTTTTGCCATATTCAGATCCAGTTCGAAAACATCCGAATAGGCCAGGAATACAGACTGTGCGCAGTTGTATCCCGATTCAAAGTTCTGAACAGCGCTTTTTGCCCGCTCTTCAATATCAAAATCTTTCATAAAGCCTTATTAATACTCGTAGTCAACACAAGCTCTGTCTGCTTTTACCGGACCGATAATACCCTTTGATACTGCTACGTGTTCGGGGTGGTTTGCGTATGTCTTCACATCCTCCAGTGAATCGAGTTCCGTTGTAAGGATAACGTCCCATGTTTCTTCCGGATTTACATTAAAATCGACACGGATCATACGTAATATGTCGATCTTGTCGATCAAAGCTTCCAAACCAGTTTTAATTTCCTGCATTTTAGCCTGTTTGTCGGCCGGAGTTGCAAACTCTGTCAGTTTAAACATTACAATGTGTCTTATCATAAACGCTTTTATTTAAATTACATTTGTTCTTCCAAATATGAATCTTTGTATCCCAGGAAATATAATATTCCGTCCAGCCCGATCGTTGAAATCGACTGTTTGGCGGTTGCTTTTACTTTTGGTTTCGCATGGAAAGCAATGCCCAAACCGGCTATACTGATCATAGGCAAGTCGTTGGCACCGTCACCAACCGCTACGGTCTGACGGATATCCACATTTTCAACCTGAGCGATCAAACGAAGCAATTCAGCTTTCCGTTTACCATCGACGATATCTCCGATATGGCGTCCCGTCAACTTACCGTCTACCACTTCAAGCTCGTTTGCATATACATAATCTATATTGTATTTCTGTTTCAGGTAGTTTCCGAAATAAGTAAATCCCCCGGAAAGGATTGCGATCTTGAAGCCCACCTTTTTAAGAATACGCATCAGGCGATCAACCCCTTCAGTGATAGGCAAATTTTCTGCAATATCCTGCATAACAGAGACATCCAATCCTTTTAATAAGGCGCAACGTTGCCGGAAACTTTCGCTGAAATCTATCTCTCCACGCATAGCCGATTCCGTAATAGCCTTCACCTCGTCGCCAACACCGGCACGGATAGCCAACTCGTCGATCACTTCCGTTTCGATCAGGGTCGAATCCATATCAAAACAGATAAGACGGCGCATACGGCGATACATACTTTCCTCCTGGAAAGAGATATCCATTACTTGTTCGGAGGAGAGTTTCATAAACTCAGCCTTCATCAGCTCTTTATCACGCGGTGTGCCGCGAACGGAAAATTCCACACTCGCCTTGGGAGTCCGTGAGTTTTCATCCAAAGGAATACGTCCTGTCAGACGTTTGATGTCATCGATATTCATTCCCTGGTCGGCAACAATACGAGTGACACCCGCTATTTGCTTTGCCGTCAGCATACGTCCCAGAATGGTTATAATATACCGGTTCTTTCCCTGCATATTCACCCATTTGGAATATTCTTCTTCTGTAATAGGATTAAAACGAATATTTACATCCAATTCATAACTTTTGAAGAGTAATTCTTTCAAAATATCACCTGAATTTCCTCCGCAACTCTGGAAAAGAATACCTAATGATAAGTTGTTGTGAATATCAGCCTGACCGATATCAAGAATGACAGCATTATTCTTTGCCAGAATTTCGGTAAGGGCGGCGGTGACGCCCGGACGGTCAGCTCCGTTTATATTTATCAGTATAATTTCGTCTTTTAGTCCCATGTTTTTTGTTTTATAAGGCAAAGGTAAACAAGTTATATGCAAATTCAGGCATTCGAATAAACAAAAATTCAAATAGAATTGTTATTTTTACAGAGATGTTATATATAATTTAGAACCTGGCAACCTTAATAAGTCCTGACTGGCAGGCAAATCGAGATGAAAATTCAGTTTGAAATTAAGGAAAAACTGCCTGAGATTATTGCCGAAATACGGCATTCAGACAAATGGCAAACAAAAGTGGTTGAAAAAACACATGGCTTGGAAAGAGTTACGATTAAAGATCCTAACTATGATTCAGAAGCATGTATTGAAATCTGGGAACATGAGATTCACATCCGAACAGCATGGTCTAACTACACGTATCGTGTTTTTAAGCAAGGCAACGCTTACTGGTGTGAATATATCGGTGCTTATCGCGGGTTGTTGGAGCAGACGTTACTACCTACATTGACTCCCAAAATGAACATCCTCGACTCTGTAGTTGTGGAAAGTTCATTGACAGGAAACAAAAAGGAAACGTTGCGTACTTACAGTACGGAAAACCTGAAGTTGAAAAACTTCCGTCGGGATAATTTCAAAGCAGAGTATAATATGACATCACTGCAAGACCATCCGACGATCGTTTACGACGAATATATAAAAGAGGGAATGCCTATGCCTTCTCCTTATAAAGAATAACAAAACTAAGATAAAGTCCGATTTATAGTCGGACTTTATCTCCTTAAAACCAGACTTAATGTTCTTATTTTTCCTTCTCATGTTAAAATAGCATCTATTCTACCCCTGTTTTAAAAGCAAATTATTGTTAACTATCTGCTATAAAACAGCTATTTTCCTAGATTTTCATGCAATAAAACATATAAAAAACCTTGCATTTCACTCGATTTATGTTATATCGTTTGGAAGGAGAGACTCTTTACCTGTATCTTTGCCACCGTTAAAAACAAGAACGTAATTCCTTAGCGAAGGAAAAGCACTTGTTTACTTTCCTGAAAATCAGGAGTCGGGCATAAAGGAAAACTGACAAAGAACCGCCTGCAGACCGGTAATTATCCGTAGGAGATTATGTTCCGATTAAGTTTAACGTAAAAATTACATTATGAAGGTAAGAGCTTATGTTCTCATTGTAACGGTTGCATTGGCAACAATGTCGTCCGCTACAAAAGAAGCGAGACCTACCGTGGGTACTAATCCTGGTGATCTGGCTCCGAGAATAGAGTCTTTAGGAAATGAAAGTAATATTAGTTTCCAAAATCATTCCGGGCGTTACACGTTGCTGAATTTCTGGGCAGCTTACGATGCTGAATCGCGGGCCCGTAACGTTAAATTATGGAATGAAGTTAATAAACTAAGTTCGGATAAAATTGCCATGTATTCTGTTTCTCTCGACGAGAAAGAATCAATCTTTACCGAGACGGTAAAGGCAGACAAGCTTAGCGGCACAAAGCAATTTCGTGAAGAACTGGGGAAAAAGTCAGAGTTGTATGGAAAGTTTAACCTGCAAAAAGGTTTGAAGAACTTTCTGATAGACGACAAAGGAGTGATCATTGCCGCAAATGTAACTCCGGATCAATTGGCTGAAGTTATGAATAAGATTTAATCAGTAGATTATTATTTAAAAAGAGCTGTTCTACCCAACAAGAACAGCTCTTTTTTTTGTATTTTTGCTTCCAATTTATTACCAAACAAATAAACACAATAAAAATGTACAAACAATTTTTTGCAGCTTGTTCCCTTACCGGAGCATTATTGCTGAGTGCATGTTCGCCCACAACGCCTGTGGCACATGATGTATCTATTATTCCTATCCCCAAAGAGATCAAGAATGTCAATGGCGAGTTCACTTTGAAAGACGGCATGAATATCGGTGTTGCCGACAAGCAATTATTACCGGCAGCCAACTATCTTTCCGGCCTGTTATCCCGTGCAACCGGCTATATATATAATGTACGCGAAGGAGATGGCGACATTTCCCTTGCAGTCAGTGATATTGCAGGGCAAAACGAAGGAGCCTATACTTTGGATGTGTCTTCCGGTAAAATTCAGATCAAAGGAAATACGTATGGCGGCGTAATCTCCGGTATCGAATCGCTTCGCCAGCTTCTTCCGGCAGAGATCGAATCACCGGAAGTTGTAGCGGATATTACCTGGAGTGTTCCGGCCGTCCGGATCACAGACGCACCGCGTTTCGGTTGGAGAGGGATGATGCTGGATGTTTCACGTCATTTCTCAACGAAAGAAGAAGTGAAAGAATTGCTCGATATGATGGCTCTCTATAAGCTGAACAAATTCCACTGGCATCTGACCGACGACCAGGGTTGGCGTATCGAAATAAAGAAATATCCGTTGCTTACGGAAAAAGGAGCCTGGCGTACCTTTAACAGCCAGGACCGCGAATGCCTGAGACGGGCTAAAGCGGAGGATAATCCGGACTTTGAATTGCCGGCAGAGAAGCTGCGCATTACACAAGGTGATACTTTGTACGGAGGTTTCTATACCCAGGATGATATCAAAGAGATCGTGGAATATGCCGGCGTTCGTGGTATCGACGTAATTCCTGAAGTGGATATGCCAGGGCACATGCTGGCTGCTGTAAGCAACTATTCAGGTGTTTCCTGTTTCAATGAAACTGGCTGGGGATCTATTTTTTCGTCGCCGGTTTGTCCGGGTAAAGACTCGGCCCTCGAGTTTTGTAAAAATGTTTACAGCGAAATAATCCCTCTTTTCCCTTATAAATATGTCCATCTGGGTGCGGATGAAGTGGAAAAGACAAACTGGAAGAAATGTCCGGATTGTCAGAAACGGATGAAGGATAACGGGCTGAAAACAGAAGAAGAGTTGCAGGCCTGGTTCGTTCATAATATGGAAAAATTCTTCAACGAGAACGGAAAAGAGATGATCGGTTGGGATGAAATCCTGGAAGGCGGACTTTCTCCGACGGCAACAATTATGTGGTGGCGTACCTGGCATCCGCAATCGGTTCCTGATGCAACGGCACAAGGCAACCATGCTATTCTTTCACCGAACGCTAATTTCTACTTCGATTACCAACAGGATAAAAATTCACTGCCGGGCGTTTACAACTTCAATCCGATGCTCGAGTCGCTGAATGATGCACAAAAGGCTTTGATCATGGGTATTCAGGCTAATCTGTGGTGTGAATGGATTCCGTCGTTCGAACGGGTACAGTATATGATTATGCCCCGTATGATGGCAATGGCCGAACTGGCATGGAGCGATCCTTCCGTAAAGAGCTGGGACGGTTTCAAAGAAAGAATGGTGAAACAGTTTCCGCGCCTGAACATCATGAATGTAAATTATCGTATGCCGGACCTGGAAGGTTTCAACAACACGAATGCTTTCATTGGCGAAGGAACTGTTACGATAACCTGTCTTGATCCAAGTGCGGAAATTCATTATACAACCGACGGCAGTATCCCGACATTGGAATCTCCGCAGTATACAGAACCGATCAAGGTAACGGAAACAACCGACTTTACCTTCCGCACTTTCCGTCCGAACGGGAAGAAAGGCGATATCGTAAAGACCCGTTATATCAAGAGCGAGTATGCTCCGGCTGTAGAAGCAACTCCTTCAAAGAAAGGTTTGCAGGCGGTATGGCATGAGTTCAAAGGCAATAAATGTGCAGATATTGAAAAGGCTCCGGTCAATGGCACTTATGAAGTGTCTGAAGTAACTATTCCGGCAGATGTAAAAGGTAATATCGGTCTGGTTGTATCCGGTTATTTCAATGCTCCTGAAGATGGTATTTACACCTTCAACCTGATGTCCGACGATGGCAGTACGCTGACGATCGACGGGGAAATGGTTGTCGATAATGACGGCCCTCATTCTCCGCGTGAAGTGGTAGGCCAGAAAGCATTAGCGAAAGGTTTGCATCCGATTCAGGTGAAATACTTCGACAGCAACGGCGGCCTGCTTCAATTGAAGGTACTGACTGCCGATGGTAAAGAAATACCTGTTAATGCTGATATGTTTGTTTATTAAGAAAGATAAGGCATAATCTCAAAAATCCCCGTAAAGAAAGGTAATAACTTCTTTACGGGGATTTTCTATTATTTCTCTTATTGCTTATTATCTTTAAACCTACTACCAACTAATCCTTTAGTTATAACTTATAAACTGAAAGACCTTCGTCGTCAAGCTTTGCGACGGCCATCGTTAAGCTTGATGACGGTGCTCGGTAAGCTTAACGACCAAGGTCGTTAAGTGAATAGGATATAATGTTCGACTTAATCGGTCCTGACTTACGGGCTAATGGTCATAAGTATAAGTACTAATAATAAGTAATATGAAAAAAATAAAGGTGAAGGGTTTAAGCCAACCCTTCACCTTTTCAGGAAACCCTTCACCTGTATTTTGAACGTTTTATAGACTGTTTTACAACGCATTAACCTCTGAAAGGTGAACGGTGAACAGTTTGAACGTTGTTTTTACTATGTAGAGTAAAGAACGAGTGATAAAACAAGTTCATTTATTCCAGACAACAGCATAATGTTTATCTCAGTGCTTCCACTTCTTCCGTGTGCAAAGGTATCTTTTTACCGAGCAGACGGGCACCGTCTTCAGTAATCAGGTAATCTTCTTCGTTACGGATACCGCTGAAATCTTTATAAGTTACCAGTTTTTCGTAATTGATAAATTCGGTAAACTTATTCTGGCCTCTCCACAAATCCATCAGTTCAGGGATAAAGTAAACACCCGGTTCGATAGTAAGAACGAAGCCCGGTTCCAGTTTACGTCCCAGGCGGAGGGACTTACGACCGAATTCCGTACTCTTCGGCTGTCCGTCGTAACCAACATATACTTCACCCAGATTTTCCATATCATGTACATCCAATCCCATCATGTGCCCCAGTCCACACGGCATGAACATAGCGTGAGCACCAGCCTTTACAGCTTCCATCGGATCCCCTTTAACGAAGCCAAGATCTTTCAGACCTTCCATGATCACTTTACAAGACAACTCATAAACATCTACAAAAGGAATGCCCGGACG encodes the following:
- a CDS encoding MgtC/SapB family protein — translated: MLDQINEILQNTTITPATAAVKLFVSFLLGAVIGIERQFRRREAGMRTFTLICMGSAAAMLISIWIPQCYPDFLNGDPGRIAAQVLTGIGFLGAGAIMQSHGSIHGLTTAACIWVVAVIGLAVGAGMYIPALIGTGLTLVILVSLERLERRMFLNGVNKILTIICTTSTPDLKAVRKILEGKNIYIVSVSFESMYEQNKAIITYKVNVKAQSSYMNLFSEIRTLGYVSQIRLMA
- a CDS encoding thioredoxin-like domain-containing protein, which gives rise to MKVRAYVLIVTVALATMSSATKEARPTVGTNPGDLAPRIESLGNESNISFQNHSGRYTLLNFWAAYDAESRARNVKLWNEVNKLSSDKIAMYSVSLDEKESIFTETVKADKLSGTKQFREELGKKSELYGKFNLQKGLKNFLIDDKGVIIAANVTPDQLAEVMNKI
- the serB gene encoding phosphoserine phosphatase SerB, encoding MGLKDEIILININGADRPGVTAALTEILAKNNAVILDIGQADIHNNLSLGILFQSCGGNSGDILKELLFKSYELDVNIRFNPITEEEYSKWVNMQGKNRYIITILGRMLTAKQIAGVTRIVADQGMNIDDIKRLTGRIPLDENSRTPKASVEFSVRGTPRDKELMKAEFMKLSSEQVMDISFQEESMYRRMRRLICFDMDSTLIETEVIDELAIRAGVGDEVKAITESAMRGEIDFSESFRQRCALLKGLDVSVMQDIAENLPITEGVDRLMRILKKVGFKIAILSGGFTYFGNYLKQKYNIDYVYANELEVVDGKLTGRHIGDIVDGKRKAELLRLIAQVENVDIRQTVAVGDGANDLPMISIAGLGIAFHAKPKVKATAKQSISTIGLDGILYFLGYKDSYLEEQM
- a CDS encoding alpha-galactosidase produces the protein MKNRLFSLICLLVISMSLKAGDNVIIPISTDNISLIYKVGNNGRLYQSYLGQKLRFNSDIDQLPLGGEAYLAHGMEDYFEPAIRVLHNDGNPSLLLKYISYETKQLQPNVTETIIKLKDDVYPVTVDLHFVSYAKENIIKSFTEISHQEKKPVTLYNYASSLLYMNSEKYFLTEFAGDWAHEVNMTEQQLSFGKKVLDTKLGSRANMFNSPFFLLSLNENARENEGEVLFGTIGWTGNFRFTFEVDNENKLRILSGINNYASEYSLKSNDIFRTPEFIFTFSAEGKGRASRDFHKWARKYQVKDGDKSRLTLLNNWEATYFDFNEDKLVDIMDEAKELGVDMFLLDDGWFANKYPRSSDRQGLGDWGETVEKLPNGIGKLVKEATDKGIKFGLWIEPEMVNPKSELYEKHKDWVIHLPNRDEYYFRNQLVLDLSNPKVQDYVFGIVDNLMTKYPGIAYFKWDCNSPITNIYSPYLKDQQSHLYIEHVRGFYNVLERVKAKYPNLPMMLCSGGGGRTDYEGLKYFTEFWPSDNTDPIERIFIQWGYSHFFPSKTMAAHVTSWNKSASIKFRTDVAMMGKLGFDIRTHEMTPAEQEYCKGAVKNFNRLSGTLMDGDLYRLVSPYDGNHSAVMYVNETTDKAVLFAFDVHPRYGEILQPVRLQGLNPETQYEVKEINLVPGTESNLRCNGKTFSGELLMKVGIPVFSGKQLTSRVIEISKVK
- a CDS encoding C-GCAxxG-C-C family protein; this encodes MKDFDIEERAKSAVQNFESGYNCAQSVFLAYSDVFELDLNMAKKMSVSFGGGVGRMREVCGTVSAMAMLAGFKYPVLDQNDQEARTKNYAMVQKMSNIFKEKHGTIICRSLLPEAQANQTAPAPSERTKEYYAKRPCSKYVADAARIAGRMLKDELD
- a CDS encoding Dabb family protein, with product MIRHIVMFKLTEFATPADKQAKMQEIKTGLEALIDKIDILRMIRVDFNVNPEETWDVILTTELDSLEDVKTYANHPEHVAVSKGIIGPVKADRACVDYEY
- a CDS encoding MFS transporter is translated as MKQTLKENGGLPPLILWTLSIVAGISVANLYYNQPLLNMIRQDLDVSEFTTNLIAMITQVGYALGLLFVVPLADMYKRKTIIITNFTILTVSLLSIALAPNIQIILIASLFTGICSMIPQIFIPIAALYSKPENKGRNVGLVVSGLLSGILVSRVISGLVGDLFGWREMYYIAAGLMVVCGIVVITVLPDIQPTFKGKYSELMKSLFSLLKEFPSLKIYAIRSGFAFGSFLAMWSCLAFKMGQAPFFANSDVVGMLGLCGVAGALSASLVGKYVKKVGVRRFNFWGCGLILFSWLLLYWGGNYYTSIIIGIIIIDIGMQCIQLSNQSSIFELCPSASNRVNTIFMTTYFIGGSLGTFFSGTAWQMFGWAGTAGVGVLLCCASLSVTLLAKEER
- a CDS encoding family 20 glycosylhydrolase, with protein sequence MYKQFFAACSLTGALLLSACSPTTPVAHDVSIIPIPKEIKNVNGEFTLKDGMNIGVADKQLLPAANYLSGLLSRATGYIYNVREGDGDISLAVSDIAGQNEGAYTLDVSSGKIQIKGNTYGGVISGIESLRQLLPAEIESPEVVADITWSVPAVRITDAPRFGWRGMMLDVSRHFSTKEEVKELLDMMALYKLNKFHWHLTDDQGWRIEIKKYPLLTEKGAWRTFNSQDRECLRRAKAEDNPDFELPAEKLRITQGDTLYGGFYTQDDIKEIVEYAGVRGIDVIPEVDMPGHMLAAVSNYSGVSCFNETGWGSIFSSPVCPGKDSALEFCKNVYSEIIPLFPYKYVHLGADEVEKTNWKKCPDCQKRMKDNGLKTEEELQAWFVHNMEKFFNENGKEMIGWDEILEGGLSPTATIMWWRTWHPQSVPDATAQGNHAILSPNANFYFDYQQDKNSLPGVYNFNPMLESLNDAQKALIMGIQANLWCEWIPSFERVQYMIMPRMMAMAELAWSDPSVKSWDGFKERMVKQFPRLNIMNVNYRMPDLEGFNNTNAFIGEGTVTITCLDPSAEIHYTTDGSIPTLESPQYTEPIKVTETTDFTFRTFRPNGKKGDIVKTRYIKSEYAPAVEATPSKKGLQAVWHEFKGNKCADIEKAPVNGTYEVSEVTIPADVKGNIGLVVSGYFNAPEDGIYTFNLMSDDGSTLTIDGEMVVDNDGPHSPREVVGQKALAKGLHPIQVKYFDSNGGLLQLKVLTADGKEIPVNADMFVY